One Melitaea cinxia chromosome 17, ilMelCinx1.1, whole genome shotgun sequence genomic region harbors:
- the LOC123661654 gene encoding mitochondrial potassium channel ATP-binding subunit, which produces MWQLLAHVNSCQLMRQRLLPVKNSSYFVNIVKTKPSDAVKRYISNFKTSKEKDIKSGVLLLCSPWKLCTGVSLGLAARLLYNNGIVHCKANPSRIIQRRPNVADDSAKFDWRRFWEYLLPHKWLLVAAVASALAVAFLNVYIPAMLGAIVNVLAEMRSNPTRDFVEQIKLPALKLVSLYIGQAMFTFFYIHLLAQVGEKVAAQMKQDLFVSILQQDMAFFDQERTGELVNRITVDVQDFKSSFKQTISGGLRAITQVVGSAVSLLVISPHLTGLTLFCVPSVVIGGTFIGSLLRKLSREAQAQIEKATLVAEEAISNMRTVRAFAGEENEAKYFAEECNVAANLSMELGLGVGLFQAGTNLFLNGMVLATMFLGGHLMSTGQMSAGDVMAFLVNAQTVQRSVAQLSLLFGSVVKGLSAGGRVFEYINKEPQMDTSGTKTIKYHEFHGDIEFKDVTFAYPTRPDAVVLKNFNLKIPAGKTVAIVGTSGNGKSTIAVLLERFYDVNSGSVTIDNVDIREFDCRWLRGRALGLISQEPVLFATTVKENIRYGKPDATDAEIYQAAKTANADDFIRNFPDGYDTMVGERGMSLSGGQKQRIAIARAVLKNPPVMILDEATSALDSASEKIVQTALETASKGRTVLVIAHRLSTIMNADLIVVLSKGKIIEMGTHDQLKKQKGHYWNLIKQQDQDTETSSRSL; this is translated from the exons ATGTGGCAGTTACTCGCGCACGTGAACTCCTGCCAACTTATGCGGCAAAG gTTACTTCCAGTTAaaaatagcagttattttgtaaatattgtgaAAACAAAACCGTCGGATGCTGTAAAACGCTATATTTCAAACTTCAAAACTTCAAaagaaaaagatataaaaagcGGTGTTTTGCTCCTTTGTAGCCCGTGGAAGCTCTGTACTGGAGTCAGTTTAGGTTTAGCAGCAcggttattatataataatggtATTGTACATTGTAAAGCCAATCCTTCGCGAATTATACAACGCAGACCAAATGTTGCTGATGATAGTGCTAAGTTTGACTGGAGGAGATTTTGGGAATATCTTCTACCACATAAATGGCTCTTAGTTGCTGCTGTTGCT tcaGCTCTTGCCGTTGCCTTCCTAAATGTTTACATTCCAGCAATGTTAGGAGCAATTGTGAATGTACTGGCTGAAATGAGATCCAATCCAACTAGGGACTTTGTTGAACAAATTAAGTTGCCGGCTTTGAAATTGGTTTCACTGTATATTGGacag gccatgttcacatttttttacatcCACCTCTTAGCTCAAGTCGGTGAAAAGGTTGCTGCACAAATGAAGCAAGACCTCTTTGTATCTATTCTACAACAAGATATGGCGTTCTTTGATCAAGAGAGAACTGGTGAACTTGTTAATAG aataacAGTAGACGTACAAGACTTTAAGAGCTCTTTCAAACAAACAATCTCCGGGGGCCTGAGAGCTATAACTCAA GTAGTAGGTTCAGCGGTCAGTTTGTTGGTCATATCACCACATTTGACTGGTTTGACTTTGTTCTGTGTACCGTCAGTGGTGATAGGAGGAACTTTCATTGGTTCCCTCTTAAGGAAGCTCTCTAGGGAGGCACAAGCTCAG ATTGAAAAAGCAACTCTGGTAGCAGAAGAGGCGATATCCAACATGCGAACAGTGCGGGCTTTCGCTGGAGAAGAAAATGAGGCCAAGTACTTTGCAGAAGAATGTAATGTAGCAGCCAACCTTAGCATGGAGTTAGGGCTTGGCGTGGGTTTGTTCCAAGCTGGGaccaatttgtttttaaatgg TATGGTTCTAGCGACAATGTTCCTCGGAGGTCACCTCATGTCAACCGGTCAGATGTCAGCCGGTGACGTCATGGCATTCCTAGTAAACGCACAAACCGTCCAGCGATCAGTCGCGCAACTATCGCTGTTGTTCGGATCTGTTGTTAAGGGACTCAGTGCTGGGGGGCGAGTTTTTGAG TACATAAACAAGGAGCCCCAAATGGACACGTCCGGTACAAAGACAATAAAATACCACGAGTTCCACGGTGATATCGAATTCAAGGATGTCACGTTTGCATATCCAACAAGACCAGACGCG GTTGTACTAAAGAATTTTAACTTGAAAATACCAGCTGGCAAAACAGTAGCTATAGTTGGTACTTCTGGTAATGGAAAATCAACAATTGCTGTTTTACTCGAAAG atTCTACGACGTAAACTCCGGTTCAGTGACCATAGACAACGTTGATATCAGAGAGTTTGATTGTCGTTGGCTCAGAGGTAGGGCCTTGGGTCTTATCAGCCAGGAACCTGTTTTATTTGCTACTACCGTTAAAGAAAACATAAGATACGGTAAACCGGACGCTACTGACGCTGAA atttaccAAGCAGCAAAAACAGCGAATGCCGACGATTTCATACGTAATTTCCCCGATGGGTACGATACTATGGTGGGAGAAAGGGGGATGTCTCTGAGTGGGGGGCAGAAACAGAGGATCGCTATTGCGAGAGCTGTTTTAAAAAATCCCCCCGTTATGATATTGGACGAAGCTACAAG tGCCTTAGATTCAGCGAGTGAGAAAATCGTCCAAACAGCGTTAGAGACGGCTTCAAAGGGTCGTACCGTTTTAGTGATAGCACACAGGCTGTCCACTATTATGAACGCGGATCTCATTGTCGTATTGAGTAAAGGGAAAATTATTGAG ATGGGAACACACGATCAATTGAAGAAACAAAAAGGCCATTACTGGAACCTTATCAAACAACAGGACCAAGACACTGAAACCTCGTCTCGATCGTTATGA